A genomic region of Octopus sinensis linkage group LG2, ASM634580v1, whole genome shotgun sequence contains the following coding sequences:
- the LOC115232418 gene encoding vitamin D3 receptor isoform X1 — protein sequence MTTRTDTLKPNGTSEVGTTCKQSPDIMEESSNSMPMSDQSMLLQWSDDSCEPDSSTSTQTKGNIKEQKRRPKPKDGTKLICRVCNDVALGYNFDAVTCESCKAFFRRNALKKKVFNCTFDGNCRLDPHTRKFCSSCRLKKCFAVGMKKDWILNEEQLAKRRQRLSSSQQSNTPLNNNNNSSPSPSASSISSFEYMQPPYEDAEPALDVPNLKTWVYPADKYPVSHHLFWNTLEVSESTSQTITYIRMVVQEHENTFNENYPSGAFVIPKNTKEFFVLSNVFICRLINFMKYIPDFQKLPKEDRISIFRGSIREVSLIRASMAYSYIENMWVFKDCNGEKSYLDTNILKATLGDCLYSKLAQFIRSFKIATNDDKVIMILLLLIEFFDQDKSSLLSSEVVVAAQEKYTSWLKTYIECKYNDEIGKVLFPRVLVKLMDVREIGEICNEATQNFLLQGIDPLTAEVLDLKLMVDKIGNSP from the exons TCTGATCAGTCTATGCTTTTACAATGGTCGGACGATTCATGTGAACCTGACAGCAGTACATCAACT cAAACAAAAGGAAACATAAAAGAGCAAAAACGAAGACCAAAACCAAAAGATGGCACCAAGTTGATTTGTCGTGTTTGCAATGATGTTGCCCTTGGCTATAATTTTGATGCTGTCACTTGTGAGTCTTGTAAAGCTTTTTTCAGGCGGAATGCTCTGAAGAAAAAG GTGTTTAACTGTACATTTGATGGTAACTGTAGATTAGACCCACATACTCGAAAATTCTGCTCAAGTTGTCGTTTAAAGAAATGTTTTGCTGTTGGTATGAAAAAGGACTGGATATTAA aTGAAGAACAGCTTGCAAAACGGAGACAAAGACTTAGTTCATCACAACAAAGTAATAccccattaaataataataataactcatcaccatctccatcagCATCCAGTATCAGCTCATTTGAATATATGCAGCCACCATATGAAGACGCTGAGCCCGCGCTCGACGTCCCAAACTTAAAAACCTGGGTCTATCCTGCAGACAAATATCCAGTCAGCCATCACCTGTTTTGGAATACCTTAGAAGTGTCGGAATCAACTTCACAAACAATTACATATATTCGCATGGTCGTCCAAGAACATGAAAACACATTTAATGAAAACTACCCCAGTGGGGCTTTTGTAATACCTAAAAACACTAAGGAATTTTTTGTCCTTAGTAATGTGTTCATATGTAGACTTATCAATTTCATGAAATACATTCCAGACTTTCAAAAGCTGCCCAAAGAAGATCGTATATCCATTTTCAga GGCAGCATCCGTGAAGTATCTTTAATCCGAGCATCAATGGCATATTCATATATTGAAAACATGTGGGTATTCAAAGACTGCAATGGAGAGAAGAGTTACCTGGACACAAATATCTTAAAGGCAACACTTGGTGATTGTTTGTACTCAAAGCTTGCACAGTTCATTCGCAGCTTCAAAATCGCCACAAACGACGACAAAGTTATCATGATTCTCTTACTCCTTATTGAGTTCTTTGACCAGGACAAGTCAAGTTTATTGAGTAGTGAGGTCGTAGTAGCTGCTCAGGAAAAATACACATCCTGGCTCAAAACATACATTGAGTGTAAATATAATGATGAAATCGGCAAAGTACTTTTCCCACGGGTTCTCGTCAAACTGATGGACGTACGAGAAATCGGTGAAATCTGTAATGAAGCAACCCAAAACTTTCTGCTACAAGGCATTGATCCTTTAACTGCAGAAGTACTTGACCTCAAACTAATGGTGGACAAAATTGGAAACTCGCCTTGA
- the LOC115232418 gene encoding vitamin D3 receptor isoform X2, with protein sequence MTTRTDTLKPNGTSEVGTTCKQSPDIMEESSNSMPMQTKGNIKEQKRRPKPKDGTKLICRVCNDVALGYNFDAVTCESCKAFFRRNALKKKVFNCTFDGNCRLDPHTRKFCSSCRLKKCFAVGMKKDWILNEEQLAKRRQRLSSSQQSNTPLNNNNNSSPSPSASSISSFEYMQPPYEDAEPALDVPNLKTWVYPADKYPVSHHLFWNTLEVSESTSQTITYIRMVVQEHENTFNENYPSGAFVIPKNTKEFFVLSNVFICRLINFMKYIPDFQKLPKEDRISIFRGSIREVSLIRASMAYSYIENMWVFKDCNGEKSYLDTNILKATLGDCLYSKLAQFIRSFKIATNDDKVIMILLLLIEFFDQDKSSLLSSEVVVAAQEKYTSWLKTYIECKYNDEIGKVLFPRVLVKLMDVREIGEICNEATQNFLLQGIDPLTAEVLDLKLMVDKIGNSP encoded by the exons cAAACAAAAGGAAACATAAAAGAGCAAAAACGAAGACCAAAACCAAAAGATGGCACCAAGTTGATTTGTCGTGTTTGCAATGATGTTGCCCTTGGCTATAATTTTGATGCTGTCACTTGTGAGTCTTGTAAAGCTTTTTTCAGGCGGAATGCTCTGAAGAAAAAG GTGTTTAACTGTACATTTGATGGTAACTGTAGATTAGACCCACATACTCGAAAATTCTGCTCAAGTTGTCGTTTAAAGAAATGTTTTGCTGTTGGTATGAAAAAGGACTGGATATTAA aTGAAGAACAGCTTGCAAAACGGAGACAAAGACTTAGTTCATCACAACAAAGTAATAccccattaaataataataataactcatcaccatctccatcagCATCCAGTATCAGCTCATTTGAATATATGCAGCCACCATATGAAGACGCTGAGCCCGCGCTCGACGTCCCAAACTTAAAAACCTGGGTCTATCCTGCAGACAAATATCCAGTCAGCCATCACCTGTTTTGGAATACCTTAGAAGTGTCGGAATCAACTTCACAAACAATTACATATATTCGCATGGTCGTCCAAGAACATGAAAACACATTTAATGAAAACTACCCCAGTGGGGCTTTTGTAATACCTAAAAACACTAAGGAATTTTTTGTCCTTAGTAATGTGTTCATATGTAGACTTATCAATTTCATGAAATACATTCCAGACTTTCAAAAGCTGCCCAAAGAAGATCGTATATCCATTTTCAga GGCAGCATCCGTGAAGTATCTTTAATCCGAGCATCAATGGCATATTCATATATTGAAAACATGTGGGTATTCAAAGACTGCAATGGAGAGAAGAGTTACCTGGACACAAATATCTTAAAGGCAACACTTGGTGATTGTTTGTACTCAAAGCTTGCACAGTTCATTCGCAGCTTCAAAATCGCCACAAACGACGACAAAGTTATCATGATTCTCTTACTCCTTATTGAGTTCTTTGACCAGGACAAGTCAAGTTTATTGAGTAGTGAGGTCGTAGTAGCTGCTCAGGAAAAATACACATCCTGGCTCAAAACATACATTGAGTGTAAATATAATGATGAAATCGGCAAAGTACTTTTCCCACGGGTTCTCGTCAAACTGATGGACGTACGAGAAATCGGTGAAATCTGTAATGAAGCAACCCAAAACTTTCTGCTACAAGGCATTGATCCTTTAACTGCAGAAGTACTTGACCTCAAACTAATGGTGGACAAAATTGGAAACTCGCCTTGA